The Aneurinibacillus uraniidurans genome segment TACGAGAAGAGTACCTTTTTTATCGCCAATTTGGCGAACTCATGATTCAAGAAGTGATTCCCGGAAATGAGGCGTGCATTTATTCCGTTAAAACATTTTTTGATGAACAGATGAACGTAATCGGTGTATGGATGAACCAAAAAATCCATCAATTCCCCCCTCACTTTGGCTCTACGGCTCTTGCCCTAAGTATAAGAGATGAAAAAGTGGTGGAAGCGTGTGTATCATTCTTGAATGAACTGCAGTTCAAAGGATTAGCAATCACAGAATTCAAAAAAGATCCACGAGATGGAACGTTAAAATTTATTGAAATCAATCCAAGAGTTGGGTTAACACAAAGATTATCGATTGCTTGTGGTGTTGATTTAGCCTACTTGTACTACTTGTCGCTAACAGGTCAGAATCCATCGCCTGTAAGTAGACAAAAAGAAGGGATCAAGTGGGTGTATTTGGTGCGTGATTTTCTTTCCTTCCGCCAAAAGCAAAAAAATGGGGAGATGACGTTCACTGAATGGATAAAGTGTTTATTAGGAGGAGAGAAGGTAGAAGCTTTGTTTGCCTGGGATGATCCTTTGCCGTTTGTGAGGAGCTTTATCTCGCACTTGCGTAATTTATGGGGAAGGAAATAGGATGATACCCTTGAAGGTGGAACGTTCAGAATGTATAGAAGCGAGGGGATTGTTCCGTTGAGCAGTAAAGAAGAAATTTTAAGCAATTGGCAAAAATTTCGTTGGGGAAATAAATTTACATCTGTTTCCGGTAATACAGTTACGCTAGTCGATCATCAAATAGAGTCTCTTAAAAACTCACGCAAAAAAACGAGTATTTGGAAACTAGTTGTTACGGATGGGATCGAATCGATTCCGGTTGTTCTTAAAATTTTCAAACTGCCACTGAAAGAAAATCAAATGGTTGAAATTAATATGTATCAGAGGGCTTATACACTTTTGCATGAATTTATGCCGCAGATGTATTGGATCGATAATGTAAACAAGGAAGAAATCTGGCTATTCACCCAGTATGTAAAGCCATTACGCGGACAAATTAAATTAGTTCCAAAACATTTGGACCAAATCATTCCCACCGTAGCAAATTTTCATGCGCTCACATTTGAAAACCGTTTTTTGCAGCATGCAGACGTGTTCGATTCCTGGCTCCCCCGTTATGATTCAAACTTGATCGCTTTGGAGAGAAGCAACCATATCGAGAAAACAAAGGAGTATCTCGATCGGGCCATGAAAGAACCGGGTCTAAGAGAAATGGTGGCACCTAGCTATAACGTCATCCATAACATATTGCAAAAAGGTCCTGTCTTTTTCCCTGAAATCATGGAAGCGGGGCAGAGTCTCATACACGGCGATCTCCATATTCACAATGTTTGCTGTACAAACGTACATGAACAGCAAGCCTGGCCCATTCAATTGATTGATTGGGAGTCTGTGAAATATGCTCCGATCTGGTATGACCTAGTAGTTCT includes the following:
- a CDS encoding ATP-grasp domain-containing protein, which translates into the protein MRHDIPAVVLDLSATGIGIIRSLKKKGIRVYAYDTKGKYEIGKTRYATCGICPNPASEGEELLRFLTSVGKNFVEKAVLYAGSDDFVQFISKYRTELSGYYRFLLPEHALVEAVLDKRLTYELARKHNIPCPKTFVIHDEHQLEQIIHEVTFPCILKPVYSSDFRKRIDYRLYKKAIMVEQASELREEYLFYRQFGELMIQEVIPGNEACIYSVKTFFDEQMNVIGVWMNQKIHQFPPHFGSTALALSIRDEKVVEACVSFLNELQFKGLAITEFKKDPRDGTLKFIEINPRVGLTQRLSIACGVDLAYLYYLSLTGQNPSPVSRQKEGIKWVYLVRDFLSFRQKQKNGEMTFTEWIKCLLGGEKVEALFAWDDPLPFVRSFISHLRNLWGRK
- a CDS encoding phosphotransferase, with the translated sequence MSSKEEILSNWQKFRWGNKFTSVSGNTVTLVDHQIESLKNSRKKTSIWKLVVTDGIESIPVVLKIFKLPLKENQMVEINMYQRAYTLLHEFMPQMYWIDNVNKEEIWLFTQYVKPLRGQIKLVPKHLDQIIPTVANFHALTFENRFLQHADVFDSWLPRYDSNLIALERSNHIEKTKEYLDRAMKEPGLREMVAPSYNVIHNILQKGPVFFPEIMEAGQSLIHGDLHIHNVCCTNVHEQQAWPIQLIDWESVKYAPIWYDLVVLVELLIDFRKDWHAKAEDIRSHCVHLYSKEMQKKGIIFREDPLNLLKMTYLQRVLEKRLLNHLRRVLNGEQSALLGRYLEKIVLWGKELGLL